The following proteins are co-located in the Streptomyces sp. DT2A-34 genome:
- a CDS encoding nodulation protein NfeD, with protein sequence MPRSRLLFRRIAGILLVALGCLLAAPAVSAAQTPTVLVMRIDDTITPVVADHLEEGLRTAEREGHVALLVEMDTPGGLLQSTREIVQGVLASDVPVIVHVTPSGARAASAGAYVALSAHVAAMAPGTHIGAGTPVTGQGEEASEKVVNDAVAFAVSIAEQRGRSTDFARDMVRDGTSVSDQEALRIKAVDLVAPSRDALLTELDGRSVMVGPDAAEREVVLHTAGAQVVEHELGFFGELRQLLASPELAYLFLSIGTLAVIYELASPGMGIGGVLGLILLVLGFVALSVLPFNVGGLLLLLLAAALFAAEVITPGVGVFAAGGTVSLLFAGVLLFRGELGVDPAVLWPTALVVGGGSVLAGRLAWRARRTPATTGHQALVGHEAVVRRAAGGTGQVWLEGAWWTVRGRDAPVAEGQHIRVVDHVGLELIVEPVEPAPGQGTEQEDRP encoded by the coding sequence GTGCCCCGAAGCCGCCTCCTGTTCCGGAGGATTGCCGGGATCCTCCTGGTGGCGTTGGGCTGCCTTCTCGCGGCCCCCGCGGTGAGCGCGGCGCAGACGCCGACGGTGCTCGTGATGCGGATCGACGACACGATCACGCCGGTCGTCGCCGATCACCTTGAGGAAGGGCTGCGCACCGCCGAGCGAGAGGGCCACGTGGCGCTCCTGGTCGAAATGGACACCCCGGGTGGGCTGCTGCAGTCGACCAGGGAGATCGTCCAGGGCGTCCTCGCCTCCGACGTTCCGGTGATCGTCCATGTCACCCCCTCCGGCGCGCGGGCGGCGTCGGCCGGCGCCTACGTCGCGCTGTCGGCGCATGTCGCCGCCATGGCGCCCGGCACCCATATCGGGGCCGGCACGCCGGTGACCGGGCAGGGCGAGGAGGCGAGCGAGAAGGTCGTCAATGATGCGGTCGCCTTCGCGGTCTCGATCGCCGAGCAGCGTGGGCGCAGCACGGATTTCGCCCGGGACATGGTCCGCGACGGCACATCGGTGTCCGACCAGGAGGCCCTGCGGATCAAGGCCGTCGATCTCGTGGCGCCGTCCCGCGATGCGCTCCTCACCGAGTTGGACGGCCGCAGTGTCATGGTCGGCCCCGACGCCGCGGAACGCGAGGTCGTTCTGCACACGGCGGGGGCACAGGTCGTAGAGCACGAACTCGGCTTCTTCGGCGAGCTGCGCCAGCTCCTGGCCAGCCCGGAGCTGGCGTACCTGTTCCTGTCGATCGGCACGCTGGCCGTGATCTACGAGCTGGCCAGCCCCGGCATGGGTATCGGCGGAGTCCTCGGCCTCATCCTGCTCGTTCTCGGGTTCGTCGCGCTGAGTGTGCTGCCCTTCAATGTCGGCGGGCTGCTGCTCCTGCTCCTCGCCGCCGCCCTGTTCGCTGCGGAAGTGATCACCCCGGGGGTGGGGGTCTTCGCCGCCGGGGGGACGGTGTCCCTGTTGTTCGCGGGAGTGCTGCTCTTCCGCGGTGAGCTCGGCGTGGATCCCGCCGTGCTGTGGCCGACCGCCCTGGTGGTGGGAGGCGGCTCGGTCCTCGCCGGCCGACTGGCCTGGCGTGCCCGCAGAACGCCGGCGACAACCGGGCACCAGGCGCTGGTAGGCCACGAGGCGGTCGTACGGCGCGCCGCAGGCGGCACGGGCCAGGTGTGGCTCGAAGGGGCCTGGTGGACCGTCCGCGGCCGCGATGCCCCGGTCGCCGAAGGACAGCACATCCGCGTGGTCGACCACGTCGGCCTGGAACTGATCGTCGAACCCGTCGAGCCCGCACCGGGCCAAGGCACGGAACAGGAGGACCGACCATGA
- a CDS encoding CdaR family transcriptional regulator, translating into MPAPNAAPAAESKPPTSVADMSRHVEHLAAVSLSKRRLTEEDLAGLRQFAAAAADRGTALRFLVADYLDSVCRAWMDLPGFRQATDPQGLKEVASAVIRAIGDATVALTEGYETAHRAAIRGEEATRREFVGDLLEGRTDLGRLAERAERFGLRLIGPHQVTVARAESAFEAGDDTTRYVEEALTGRFRTQDVLITTKDGLLVCVSPGAVSEVPDCFAAKVGDAVDESYQVAVSRPRPGPSGIVRSYQEARGTLDLTALLGLTTPLVHASDLLVFQVLGRDRAAITDLVATVLGGLEGARGGPRALLDTLTSYFASGCLNTATARQLAVSVRTVTYRLTRIRELTGHDPTDPDQRYILQTAALGARLLNWPSRPLQPAE; encoded by the coding sequence GTGCCCGCACCGAATGCCGCACCCGCCGCCGAGAGCAAGCCTCCAACCTCGGTGGCGGACATGAGCCGCCACGTGGAGCACCTCGCAGCGGTCTCCCTCAGTAAACGGCGACTGACTGAGGAGGATCTCGCGGGTCTGCGACAGTTCGCCGCCGCCGCGGCCGACCGCGGCACGGCGCTGCGGTTCCTGGTCGCCGACTACCTCGACTCCGTCTGCCGCGCCTGGATGGACCTGCCCGGTTTCCGGCAGGCTACGGACCCTCAGGGCCTCAAAGAGGTCGCCTCCGCCGTGATCAGGGCGATCGGTGACGCAACGGTTGCGCTGACCGAGGGCTACGAAACCGCCCACCGGGCAGCCATCCGAGGCGAGGAGGCGACGCGGCGGGAATTCGTCGGCGATCTCCTCGAAGGCCGCACCGACCTCGGCCGACTCGCCGAACGGGCCGAACGATTCGGGCTGCGGCTGATAGGACCGCACCAGGTGACCGTCGCCCGTGCCGAGAGCGCGTTCGAGGCAGGCGATGACACCACCCGCTATGTCGAGGAAGCGCTGACCGGCCGATTCCGGACGCAGGACGTGCTCATCACCACCAAGGACGGCCTGCTCGTGTGCGTGTCGCCCGGCGCGGTGTCGGAGGTTCCCGACTGCTTCGCCGCCAAGGTGGGGGATGCTGTCGACGAGTCGTACCAGGTCGCTGTCAGCCGGCCGCGGCCCGGCCCCAGCGGCATCGTCCGCTCCTACCAGGAAGCACGCGGCACCCTCGACCTCACCGCCCTGCTCGGCCTCACCACCCCGCTCGTGCACGCCTCGGACCTGCTGGTCTTCCAGGTTCTCGGCAGGGACCGCGCGGCCATCACCGACCTTGTGGCCACCGTCCTCGGCGGCCTCGAAGGGGCACGCGGCGGGCCCAGGGCACTCCTGGACACCCTGACCTCGTACTTCGCCAGCGGCTGCCTGAACACCGCCACGGCCCGCCAGCTCGCGGTGAGCGTGCGCACGGTCACCTACCGGCTGACCCGCATCCGCGAGCTCACCGGCCACGACCCCACCGATCCCGACCAGCGCTACATCCTGCAAACCGCCGCGCTCGGCGCCCGCCTCCTCAACTGGCCCTCGCGCCCCCTGCAGCCCGCCGAATGA
- a CDS encoding ester cyclase → MTFVQLIDCKTSNVDQLNQLMDSWVEATQGKRTATHSIVGRDRADSAHVVEIVEFPSYEEAMKNSNLPETNRIFEELVAACEETPTFTDLDVVRDEQLNKLVVRRFFDEVINAKNLDLADELCTGNYREHDPSLSSYDVDLAQAKRENGEILDAFNPRLTVESMIAEGDLVTCRITFQGRHTGTYQGLEPTNRDVAGTGHATFRCQGGKIAESWWNWDDLGLLRQLGAVEA, encoded by the coding sequence ATGACCTTCGTCCAACTCATCGACTGCAAGACCAGCAACGTCGATCAACTCAACCAGCTGATGGACAGCTGGGTCGAGGCGACCCAGGGCAAGCGGACTGCCACGCACTCGATCGTCGGGCGGGACCGCGCGGACTCCGCCCATGTCGTCGAGATCGTGGAGTTCCCGTCCTACGAGGAGGCGATGAAGAACTCCAACCTCCCCGAGACCAACCGCATCTTCGAGGAACTTGTCGCCGCCTGCGAGGAGACGCCCACCTTCACGGACCTCGACGTCGTACGGGACGAGCAGCTCAACAAGCTCGTCGTCCGCCGCTTCTTCGACGAGGTCATCAACGCCAAGAACCTCGACCTCGCCGACGAGCTGTGCACCGGCAACTACCGGGAGCACGACCCCTCCCTCTCCTCCTACGACGTGGACCTCGCCCAGGCCAAGCGGGAGAACGGCGAGATCCTGGACGCCTTCAATCCCCGGCTCACAGTGGAGAGCATGATCGCCGAGGGCGACCTGGTGACCTGCCGGATCACCTTCCAGGGTCGGCACACCGGCACCTACCAGGGACTGGAGCCCACCAACCGGGACGTCGCCGGAACCGGGCACGCCACGTTCCGCTGCCAGGGCGGCAAGATCGCCGAGAGCTGGTGGAACTGGGACGACCTCGGCCTGCTGCGGCAACTGGGGGCCGTGGAAGCCTGA
- a CDS encoding universal stress protein produces MELPLVVGVDGSEPSLHAVDWAVDEAVRHGFRLRVVHASLWERYERGALADTPGVVSDVVTEQDFAQSIVARAAQRAGRRAPMLEISTDVVPEDPVAALLSEGRRASAVVTGERGRGPIRELLLGSVSLSLAARAPCPVVVVRGRAQNTEAAIGRIVLGVGGTTAPAAVRYAFREAAVRRCEVEAIRAWRRPAHRTAPHPLLTGEPAHAEEEHASALLDEALDGVAKEYPGVIVHRALVEGSARHTLVARSSAADLLVIGARRRHGHLGPQLGLVGHAVLHHSECPVAVVPQQE; encoded by the coding sequence ATGGAGCTGCCCCTGGTCGTGGGGGTCGACGGCTCGGAGCCCAGCCTCCACGCCGTCGACTGGGCCGTGGACGAGGCGGTCCGTCACGGATTCCGGCTGCGTGTCGTCCACGCCTCGCTGTGGGAGCGGTACGAGCGTGGGGCTCTGGCGGACACCCCCGGAGTCGTCTCGGATGTGGTGACCGAGCAAGATTTCGCCCAGAGCATTGTGGCGCGAGCGGCTCAGCGTGCCGGGCGGCGCGCGCCGATGCTGGAGATCAGCACCGACGTGGTACCGGAGGATCCCGTGGCGGCGCTGCTGAGCGAGGGACGCCGCGCCAGTGCCGTCGTGACCGGTGAACGAGGCAGGGGCCCGATCCGGGAACTCCTTCTGGGATCGGTCAGCCTCTCCCTCGCCGCCCGGGCCCCCTGCCCGGTTGTCGTCGTACGCGGCCGGGCGCAGAACACAGAAGCCGCCATCGGTCGTATCGTCCTGGGCGTCGGCGGTACCACAGCGCCGGCAGCGGTCCGGTACGCCTTCCGGGAGGCCGCGGTGCGCAGGTGCGAGGTCGAGGCCATACGGGCCTGGCGTCGCCCGGCGCACAGGACTGCGCCGCATCCGCTGCTGACCGGGGAGCCCGCCCATGCCGAGGAGGAACACGCCTCGGCTCTGCTCGACGAGGCGTTGGACGGCGTTGCCAAGGAGTACCCCGGCGTGATCGTGCACCGCGCGCTTGTCGAGGGCTCCGCACGCCACACGCTGGTGGCCCGGTCGTCGGCGGCCGATCTCCTGGTCATCGGGGCCCGTCGGCGTCACGGCCACCTCGGACCGCAGCTCGGCCTGGTGGGACACGCGGTGTTGCACCACTCCGAGTGTCCGGTGGCGGTGGTTCCGCAGCAGGAGTGA